From the Paenibacillus sp. R14(2021) genome, the window CGAAGCTGAAGAAGAACAACCAGCGTTATTTCGTGGGACTTCTGGCCATGGAGGATCAGGATAATTCCGAGCTGGAGGAGACCGACAACAAAGCGACGAGCGATCAAGCGCTGATCGTCGCCCTTACGGCGCTTGCTTATACGGGGCTGACCAGTGGGGCTTATCAGCCGTCCGAGGGACCGGGAGGGCAAATCGTGGAATACGTCGTCGGCACCGGGCTTCCGGTTCGGACCTATGCCGGCTTCCATAAGACTTTCGAGGAACGCCTGGTTGGCGAGCATGAGGTTACGTTCCTCTCGACGCCGCAGCTGCGCGGACGTTCCATCCGCGTCGTCATCAAGCGGGCGGTCATTTCCATCGAAGGGGCTGCGGCGCTGTTCCATATGGCGACGCACGATAATCTCTCCGTTCGAAACGAGGAGCTGTACTACGGCTGCATCGGCATTTGCGAGATGGGCGCACTGACGACGGACTTCCCTGTCATTAAGCGAATGAGCATCGACAATCAGTTCAGCACGGGCGAGCAGTTCGGTCTGGCCGGCTATCTGGATCAGATCATCCGCGAAGTCGAGGACAGGTTC encodes:
- a CDS encoding ParM/StbA family protein, with the translated sequence MIRLAGIDVGNDSIKLVVDGAAEPVVIPSILAPGYDRHIFQEEDSPLKALDVRIFSPKLKKNNQRYFVGLLAMEDQDNSELEETDNKATSDQALIVALTALAYTGLTSGAYQPSEGPGGQIVEYVVGTGLPVRTYAGFHKTFEERLVGEHEVTFLSTPQLRGRSIRVVIKRAVISIEGAAALFHMATHDNLSVRNEELYYGCIGICEMGALTTDFPVIKRMSIDNQFSTGEQFGLAGYLDQIIREVEDRFGHRFPSRAKLVQRVKHNDYIIHRIGEGQADIRPIVDDYFGRAANKVMDLILKRWKKNPDIQCFYVLGGGASALRSYLIEAAGSVRLRFVEDSEFQNVYGYLKLAKNKQSQALAAAAAEQA